TGGTTGGCGGTGCGATAGAGAAAGCGCGTGAGCAGGTTGCAGAGTTGTTGAATTGTTCAGCCGCAGAAGTCATCTTTCTTTCTTGTGGGAGTGAAGGCGACAATCATGCCATTAAAGGGACCGCTGATGCGTTAAGGCACAAGGGAAATCATATCATTACCACCTCGGTGGAGCATCCGGCTGTTTTGGAAACCTGTGAAGCTCTTGAAAAGGATGGTTTTGAGGTCACCTATCTGAATGTTGATCATGATGGGATGCTCGACCTGGCAGAATTGGAAGCTGCAATCACCGATAAAACTATTCTTATTTCGGTGATGTGGGCAAACAATGAAACGGGAAATATCTTTCCTATTGAAGAGATTGGGAACATAGCCAAAAAGCACAAGGTGCGGTTTCATACGGATGCTGTTCAGGCTGCTGGTAAAATTCCTGTGGATGTCCGCAAGGCAAATGTTGATATGGCGGTGATTTCGGGACATAAAATTGGCGCTCCAAAAGGAGTTGGAGCCATGTATCTTCGACGAGGAACCAAGATAACTCGTTTTATGCATGGTGGACATCAGGAACGTAATCGTCGTGCCGGCACTCACAATGTTCCCGGTATCGTAGGTTTGGGAGCCGCCTGTGAAATAGCGATGAAAAATATGGATCAAGATTACGCAGATGTGCGCAGTTTGCGGGATAAGCTGGAAAAAGGGATTCTGTCAACCATTCCTGAAGTGAAATTAAACGGACACCCCGACGCGGATCTTCGACTTCCGAATACTCTGAATGTCAGCTTTAATTATATTGAAGGAGAATCTTTGCTGCTGTTTTTTGATATGAAAGGAATTGCAGCCTCATCAGGGTCAGCTTGTACTTCCGGTTCTCTGGAACCATCCCATGTTATGGGCGCAATGGGTGTTGATATTGTTCTGGCTCACTCAAGTACCAGATTTAGCCTCAGTGCGGATAATACCGATGAAGAAATTAACTATATTTTGGATGAGCTCCCGGCAATAGTACAAAAATTACGGGAAATGAGTCCCTTATATGAACGAGACAATCCGACACCTTTATCCTGCGATGAATGTCGTATGGTGACAAAGGCATGTGGTTAGTCATCAACAAAAAGACAATTCAAGCAAGGAGAAAACGCGATGTATACAGAAAAAGTTATGGATCACTTTTCCAATCCTCGTAATGTTGGTGAAGTGGAAAATGCAAACGGTGTGGGTGAGGTGGGAAATGCTTCCTGCGGTGATATCATGAGGATATCTCTTCAAGTTGAAAATGATATTATTAAAGATGTCAAGTTCAAAACTTTCGGTTGTGGTGCCGCAATTGCAACATCATCAATGGTGACTGAAATGGCGATTGGTAAAACTATTGATGAAGCACTGATTTTAACGAATCAGGCCGTTGCCGAAGCTCTGGATGGTTTGCCGCCCGCAAAAATGCATTGTTCGAATCTTGCCGCCGATGCTTTGCATGAAGCGATAAAAGACTATAGAAAACAAAACTCTTAGTGCTAACTTCTAGAGTTTAGTTTAAATTAAAAAGGGCTCTACACGATGTGGAACCCTTTTTTTCTTGATGAGGATTATGTGAAAAAACGAGT
This window of the uncultured Desulfuromusa sp. genome carries:
- the nifS gene encoding cysteine desulfurase NifS, which produces MKRIYMDNNATTAVKPEVLEAMLPYFCEQFGNPSSVHWAGRMVGGAIEKAREQVAELLNCSAAEVIFLSCGSEGDNHAIKGTADALRHKGNHIITTSVEHPAVLETCEALEKDGFEVTYLNVDHDGMLDLAELEAAITDKTILISVMWANNETGNIFPIEEIGNIAKKHKVRFHTDAVQAAGKIPVDVRKANVDMAVISGHKIGAPKGVGAMYLRRGTKITRFMHGGHQERNRRAGTHNVPGIVGLGAACEIAMKNMDQDYADVRSLRDKLEKGILSTIPEVKLNGHPDADLRLPNTLNVSFNYIEGESLLLFFDMKGIAASSGSACTSGSLEPSHVMGAMGVDIVLAHSSTRFSLSADNTDEEINYILDELPAIVQKLREMSPLYERDNPTPLSCDECRMVTKACG
- the nifU gene encoding Fe-S cluster assembly scaffold protein NifU, producing the protein MYTEKVMDHFSNPRNVGEVENANGVGEVGNASCGDIMRISLQVENDIIKDVKFKTFGCGAAIATSSMVTEMAIGKTIDEALILTNQAVAEALDGLPPAKMHCSNLAADALHEAIKDYRKQNS